The nucleotide sequence GGAAGTCGGTCGTGAGGACCAAGTCGCGGCCCTCGTTTAGTTGTTCCGGTGCCAGTCCGGGCCACTCACCGTACACGCGGCCGCCTTTCACTGGACCTCCCAATACAAACATCACATTCGCATGCCCATGATCGGTACCGCGTGTGCCATTTTCCCGTGCCGTGCGGCCGAACTCCGACATTGTCACCAACACCGTGCTGTCGGCGAGTGGGCCAAGGTCGGTCCAGAATGCAGCAATCGACTGCGAGAAGTCCGAGAGACGATTGGCAAGTTGTCCTTGCTCGCCGCCCTGGTTTACGTGAGTGTCCCATCCGCCTACGTCAGCGAATGCGACTTCCACTCCGAGATCAGCCTTAATCAGTTGCGCGGTCTGGCGTAGGGCTTGCCCCAGGGGACCACGAGGGTAGTTTGCGCCGTTCGCTGGGGTGTAGCGTTGCGGATCGGCTGACTTCAACATCTTGACGGCATCGAACGTCTCCGATCCGGTGCCATGCAGCACTGTATCCACCGACTCGGCATACATCGACTCGAACGTATTTGCCAGAGGCGCAGCCTCGGCGTTACGGCCTGCGATGCCGAAGTTGTTGATGTTGTCGATGGCGACCGCCGGTTCCGTACCGGAAAGAATCCTCGGCAGGTGCCCGCCCATGGCGACGGCGCGAAAAGGAGATTCCTTCTGTCCACGAATCGCTTCGGTCGCCAGCACGCGATTCAGCCAGCCATCTTCTGTGGATTTTCTACCGGGCGTGCCGGACTCCATGTAATCCTGCGCATCGAAATGCGAACGTGTGTTGTCCGGCGAACCCGCCGCGTGAACGATGGCCAGTTGGCTAGATCTCCAGAGCGGCTGAAAGGCAGCCATCGACGGATGCAGCCCGAAAAAACCATCCAGGTCGAGTATCTTTTGCCGAGGTACGGCCAAGGTCGGACGCATGGAGAAGTAGTTGCTCTCGCCGTGCGGAATCACTACGTTCAGGCCGTCCACGGCTCCACGCTGGAAGATCACCACCATGCGCTTCTTTCCGCTACTGGAACTCTCAGCCGAAAAGGCAATCCGGGACAGAAATGCCGGGATCGCTGCTGTTCCAATAACCGTCAGAGCTCCCTGTCGCACGAAAATTCGCCGAGTAATGTTCATGGTTCTTCCTATCGACGCTGAAACTCGGGCGAGCCGAGAATGAGTCCTGTTATTACCCTCGTGCTTGAGGTAGGCGTATTCAGCGCTTCCGTGCGAGTGAACTTAGGGTCTTCCATCTGCTTCATGATCGTGCTGTGCGTTTGATCCGATACTTCTCCCGACAGCAAAACGCGTTCCAGTTGCCATAACGAAGCGCCTGGGTCCGCTGTATCAGTGCTTGTGAGCTGCTGCGGATCGAACGCAACTCCCGGCTGTCTGCCGGCTGCCATCGCGAGTCCGAAGTTCATACGGTTCAGCAGTGCCGCCGAATTCACCCATGCTTCCGCTTTCATTGGGTATCCGGTCGGAGGCTGCTGGCCGTACAGCGGCATCCCCATTTTGTTCAGCGTCTGGATGACCGGGAGGGCAGTTTCGACGTCGGCTCCCGTCGCACGAATCGATGACACTACAAACTCAAACAGTGTCTTCACCTTTGCACGATAGATGTCTGGCGACCAGAACTCTTCTGAGCGGAACATGGTGCGTAACACTTCGCGGATATTGCCGTCAGTCTTCAGGAAGGTGTCGGCCATGCGGTCGACGAGTGTTTCCGGCGGGTCGTCCGACACAAACCGGATAGCAAGCTTCTTGGATATGAATCGGGCGGTCGAAGGATGGTGTGCCAGCATATCGAGGACGGTGATGCCTTCCTTTTCTCCCGAGTGCTTGATCGTCTTTCCCAGTACGTACTTTGAGCCTGGCTCGTGGCGCCGTTCGTCGAACTCGTAACCGCCACCGCGGCGAGGTTGTTTGATCGTCCACCCGGTAAACACTTTAGCAACTTCGGTAACATCCTTTTGCGTGTACCCGCCGTCCACGCCGAGTGTGTGCAGTTCCATAAGCTCGCGCGCATAGTTCTCATTCAGGCCCTTCGGCATGTTCTTCTTGATCTGCTCCACGCGTTGGGGTGTGAGTTGCGGGCGACGACGTCGTGCATAGCCCGCCATCCGTTCCAACCGCTCTGGCCCGTAGCGTGCGAAATCAGAATCCGGGCCTACACTCTGGCAATTATCCAGGTACCACAGCATTGCCGGACTCTTCGCCGTCGCGACGAGCAGGTCTTTGAACTTGCCCATTGCGTACGGCCGGATTACATCGCGCTCGTACGACGTCGTGAGGTAACGTTCCGGGCCTTTGCCGATGAAAACGTTGAAATGGTTGAACCAGAAGTCCGTCATCACCTCTTCGAGTTGATGTTCGCTGTAAGCAGCGCGAAGTATTTTCGCCTGCTGCAGTTCGGTGACAACCACCAGTTGTGGACTGCGTAGTGCCAGTAGCTGTTCCCGCTGTTCAGGAGAAAACGATTCGAATAGTTTCAGTCTTTGCTGTTGTGTCAGGCCCTGCACAAACTCGCGTCGTTCTCCCGGGGACATCTTCAGTATCGCTTCCATCCGTTTGTTGGCCGGAAGATCCACGAGTTCATCGAACTTCGCGGCAGCAAACTGTCGTGTTTCGCGCCGGCCCATCGAGGTATCAGGAGTCGCTCCATCGTTCGCGGTTGCCTGCTTCTCCTGCATCCTGCTTATCTGCGACTCGTACACTGCCCGTTGGACCGGGTCGGATGGCAAGGGGGCTCGTCCTTGTGCCACCGCCTTCACCAGTTGAGGAGGTGGAAACTTCTCTACAATCTCCCTGGTGCTCATCTTGAGCGTGCGAAACTGCGACAGTCGGCCGTCGAGAGCGGTATCGTCAATGCGCTCGGGCTGCAATTGCTGATCGATCCACTTGTCGATACCGATGGCAAGAACACGGTCCACATCGCCCGGGCGGACTCCAAATGTCAATCGGTTGAGAGCGTGGATCGCACGCTGTCGGTCATCCAGTTTCTTCGATTTGCCTGCCCAAAGAACTCCAGTTCCAGTCAACAACATCAGGCCAACAACAAGGATGGAGAGCTTACGCTGGTATACCCTCATTCCGTCCCCCCACGGCGACATATGCAGAATTATCACCCTGAGTAGCAGCAAAAGTTGCTGGAGGAAGGAATTACTTCGTTTACGGGAGGACTAATTCGAGTAGACGCGCCCGTTGTTCAGGCGATGGTTCAGCATGGAGGCGAGCACA is from Terriglobales bacterium and encodes:
- a CDS encoding DUF1800 domain-containing protein, yielding MRVYQRKLSILVVGLMLLTGTGVLWAGKSKKLDDRQRAIHALNRLTFGVRPGDVDRVLAIGIDKWIDQQLQPERIDDTALDGRLSQFRTLKMSTREIVEKFPPPQLVKAVAQGRAPLPSDPVQRAVYESQISRMQEKQATANDGATPDTSMGRRETRQFAAAKFDELVDLPANKRMEAILKMSPGERREFVQGLTQQQRLKLFESFSPEQREQLLALRSPQLVVVTELQQAKILRAAYSEHQLEEVMTDFWFNHFNVFIGKGPERYLTTSYERDVIRPYAMGKFKDLLVATAKSPAMLWYLDNCQSVGPDSDFARYGPERLERMAGYARRRRPQLTPQRVEQIKKNMPKGLNENYARELMELHTLGVDGGYTQKDVTEVAKVFTGWTIKQPRRGGGYEFDERRHEPGSKYVLGKTIKHSGEKEGITVLDMLAHHPSTARFISKKLAIRFVSDDPPETLVDRMADTFLKTDGNIREVLRTMFRSEEFWSPDIYRAKVKTLFEFVVSSIRATGADVETALPVIQTLNKMGMPLYGQQPPTGYPMKAEAWVNSAALLNRMNFGLAMAAGRQPGVAFDPQQLTSTDTADPGASLWQLERVLLSGEVSDQTHSTIMKQMEDPKFTRTEALNTPTSSTRVITGLILGSPEFQRR
- a CDS encoding DUF1501 domain-containing protein; protein product: MNITRRIFVRQGALTVIGTAAIPAFLSRIAFSAESSSSGKKRMVVIFQRGAVDGLNVVIPHGESNYFSMRPTLAVPRQKILDLDGFFGLHPSMAAFQPLWRSSQLAIVHAAGSPDNTRSHFDAQDYMESGTPGRKSTEDGWLNRVLATEAIRGQKESPFRAVAMGGHLPRILSGTEPAVAIDNINNFGIAGRNAEAAPLANTFESMYAESVDTVLHGTGSETFDAVKMLKSADPQRYTPANGANYPRGPLGQALRQTAQLIKADLGVEVAFADVGGWDTHVNQGGEQGQLANRLSDFSQSIAAFWTDLGPLADSTVLVTMSEFGRTARENGTRGTDHGHANVMFVLGGPVKGGRVYGEWPGLAPEQLNEGRDLVLTTDFRRVLGEVVYRHLGSWQLERVFPGFENNVGYFLKLLG